From a single Planococcus shenhongbingii genomic region:
- a CDS encoding flavin reductase family protein, with translation MIPINPKQNTERDNYKLMIGSIIPRPIAFVTTQSESGVVNGAPFSYFTIVSSNPPMVSVAIQRPTGERKDTARNIYENGEFVVHIVDRDNVTKINETAASLPPEDSEVDMANLTLVPSTEISVPGVRESKVRMECRLVQAVPLGGEGPGSDLFIGEVVQFHVDEAIYENGRIDPRGLDAVSRLAGANYAAIGEIFSIERPK, from the coding sequence ATGATTCCAATCAATCCAAAACAAAATACGGAACGTGACAATTACAAGCTGATGATCGGCTCAATTATTCCGCGGCCGATCGCTTTTGTCACGACCCAATCGGAGTCAGGGGTTGTCAACGGGGCCCCATTCAGCTACTTCACGATTGTTTCCTCAAACCCGCCGATGGTGTCCGTAGCCATTCAGCGGCCAACAGGCGAACGGAAAGACACCGCCCGCAACATTTACGAAAACGGTGAATTTGTGGTCCATATTGTGGACCGGGACAATGTCACCAAGATTAACGAAACCGCAGCTTCCCTGCCGCCAGAGGACAGTGAAGTGGACATGGCCAACCTGACCCTGGTGCCGAGCACAGAGATTTCTGTTCCCGGTGTCCGGGAATCGAAAGTGCGCATGGAATGCCGGTTGGTGCAGGCGGTACCGCTCGGCGGAGAAGGACCGGGCAGCGACTTGTTTATCGGTGAAGTGGTCCAGTTTCATGTGGATGAAGCCATTTACGAAAACGGCCGCATCGACCCAAGAGGCTTGGATGCCGTCAGCCGGTTGGCAGGCGCAAATTACGCCGCCATTGGCGAGATCTTTTCAATCGAGCGACCCAAATAA